In Sparus aurata chromosome 5, fSpaAur1.1, whole genome shotgun sequence, the genomic window TAACCTACTATTTTGATCCTTAAAGTTTGATGATGGGGCAACTTCTGCACCAGCATTTGTTCGTCAGCATGTTGGGCCTAGCGTGCATTCTCACTTTACCTGAGCATCTTCTGAGGGCTGAGAGGCATCAGTTGCCTCACTACACGTCTCAGAATGTGTGGATTCATGTGCAGCACATCAAGTGGTCAGCACTCGGATCACACGTCAGATAGCACTACCTGAACTATCCGTCAGATTTATAAGACGTCACATAAGACAGTGGGATACATTTTAACGCACACACCCGGTTGATTACTGTGTTATGTGGTTCTCATGACGGGGAAGTTCAAACCCTGTGAAGCAGCTGATGGGAATgcagaagggagggagggaggcaagTCAGCTTGTGGGCTAATAATCACACTTACCCCATTGTTGTGGTTGACATGGAAAAGCCGACACCTGACCACTGATCCTTTTCgctgatgataaaaaaaaaacccgagTCTCTCGGATTGGCTGCTGCGTATGAAGGTCTTCTCTCTACACGACAGCCTTCAATGTATCACCGTCGGTGCGTCTGCAGGAATTTGATGACAACTGCTCCATTCCCCTCCGCTGTCACCGCATGTAATCACGCATACATGTCGCTCTGCACATGGCAGGGAAAGCACGATCTTCTTCTCGTCCTCTGGCGCTGAGGGCTCGGTGATGGAGAGGCGGCAGTTTCAGCAGCGCTGTGGGAGATCCAGCACAAAAGCCCAATGGAGATCCGTCAGGCGCCCCGTGTCGTGTGAATTACAGATCCGAGCTGGAAGGGTGGAGAAGCCTTGTTGCCTGAACTGGGAAAGACAACCCTCATTTAGCCAGTAGATAACGCACAGCATCCCACTGTCCACccgcgtctctctctctctctctctctctctctctctctccctcattacCATAGGCTCACATGCTACACCCCCACTCTCTCGCCCAGACTACAGATATTTCACAGCTATTCCACACACTCACTATTACCAGTGCAGCTCTGTAATGAAGCCGATCTCTCATGTGGCTCCAGGACTTACCCTACAGCATCTGTCGTGCTTCTGCAACACCAATTAATGCCCTTTTCCACTAATTTACGTGACACATTCATGCCCTCCTCACCCGTGCTGCTTTGTGGAGTCGTCTACATAGATTAAAATATCCTGCGGTTTCTATGCTGGAGCTATATGTGTGCTTTATCGATCTGAGCCAATCCACGGACCCCTATGCGTACCCCGCCCCCCGAAACAGCTCCACATCTGGCTGATGCATCCGCTCTCCTCCCACTCAGATCGCTGTCAGCATCGAGCTGCCGACGTCACAACCCCGTCCTCCGCAGTGACGTCACTCGATGCTCAAGGGACTGATGCCATTTGATGCTTTGCTGTTCTAAAAGAAGTTTGGTGGAAGTGGCCTACACACTCAATGCGCAAATATCCCAACGCCTTAATATGacatgtctctccctctgtgttctGGATCTACTCACAGCAATAAAAGGTGTTGTATCAATATGTCTGGTTGACGGGTCGCTGCTTTCTTAGATATAACAGAATCTAGTCATATACAACCAAATAAGTAGCCCGCCTAGTGCTCCATGAGTTATTTGTGCTATCTGTCAATAAATCAGTTGGCAGCAGTCATACATGAGACAACACGAATAGATTTAAAATGACTGCACTATGCAACCTTATTGTCATGAATTGTCTTTCTGTCTTATCTGATTCTTTTTCTATTCTTCAGATTCTTTTGTAGGGGTGTGTTTTAGTTGAACAATACCTATTTTAAAGGATTTGCTGTCAGTCCTTGCATTTTCTCACAAATCCTGTTTAATCGTTGATCCACAAAAGTGGACCACTGAAGGGAGAGCTACTCAAAAAGAGGATGCACGCATGTTatgtttacaatatatttaGAACAGTTTCAGGTGAATATGAACAATTCAGGAGAATgacaggagagacagactgACTGTACTGAAGATGTCATCTAAAGATACATCATGAAGCTGCTCCATAGACAATAGATAATAGACCACGTGACAGCCGCCATAGTGAAATATTTGGTAAGCGGGCTTATCTGATTCACAGCTCAAGCCTCTAAATTCAAATTAATCTCATTTGGATATACATCATCTCAAACTAAATGTTAAAGAGCAGTCACGCAGTCACAGACATCATGACTTCAAGTGTTGATGATCTGGCTTTTTCAACCTTAATTTCACTGTCCAATATGATTGATACTGTAGAGTGAAGACAAACCTTTTGGGTGGATTTCCCCTTTAACGAGGATGGCCACGTCCCCTTTAAATTGAGTTCCGTTACGTCATGGCGTCAATGCGGAAGTATGTACTCAGGAAACTAGCGCCGTGTGTTTACAAGTGACATGCAATTTGGTAAGTGTAGAGTTCGCTTTTTGAATGAGCCCTTCGAACAATTCGCTTAGGCGAACATTTCACAGGAATCTATAGAGAAACCGATTTACTTTTGTCATAAAATCGTTACTGATATTTAAATGAACAAGTAAGCCAGCTAGCTCCGCGCTAGCACCAACGGGATCTGAGCTAACTTaagttagccagctttgttgccAAACCAACGATAAGTTTCGGTTTCCTCGGTAACTGTTTGTGGCATTACCACTTACTGTTGGGTGATAAGCTCGGTAATTGATAGTCTTAGATTTGCTGACATTTCTATGGACGccctgttgttatttttttatttcagtaaatCAGCGGAGTTAAAGCTGGAGCTCTGTGAGGAACCCCAACATGTACCCCCGCAGTGCTGCACCGAGGGGGCGGTCACCCTACAGTAACGGCCTGTACCCGCCATCCCCCGCGCCCCCGTACTACGATTACAACCACCAAAGCATGGCTGCTGTCAACAGGTGAGGCAGGAGAGATCAACTGCGATGTTTTGCAGCTAGACAtcagaaacatcagaaaatgataataaatttACAAAATGGTTATTTGATGAGCGCTTTCATGGCCTGTGTTGTTATCTGTTGCATGTCTGTTTGGTAGCTTCTATGCTCCTGGACTAGAGAGATTGCCTGCATATGAATGGAAGCCCTCACCATTTCCTTCTCCAGTCCTTCCTCCTCGCACACCAACTATGACCAATGGGCGCAAGTACGTCATTTTACCATttattcatgactgaataatgtCTGTGTCATTCTTCTTTATCCTAAAGCTCACCTTTGTTTCATGAACATTTTCCTGTAATACATCATGGGAGATTTTGAATGGAAATGCATGAAACCTGCTCAACATTCTGAGTTAATAATGTAAtgtataaatacttttttgtacaTATATGCAGGGTCACTAGTAATCATCTGTTATAGGGCAATGTGACCTTTTGCAGATTTAGAAAACCTTGGAGTGTCGCTGTCTCTGAATATTTGCTCGTACCAGACTGGAATGTGTTGTCAAAAGAGTGGACGGGGTATCTTGGAAACACCTTAAGCACTCTCTTTATGACATTGgtctgttttctctttaaagTATAGTAACTATGCTTGCTATTATAAGATCATTAAGCTAATTCAATGTGTCACCACTCTTGTGCAGAGTCTGTTTCCCGGTTCAAGTATTGTGGGAGACATTTGTGAATGTAAAGGAATGTTTAATTTGTGCCCACAGCTGGCTTTAAAGGGCCTCACCTTCCTGCACACTTTTCATATTAATGAGAACAGACTGTGTACAGGTAACTACAAGATATCTTTTCACCTGTTTCCtttggttttgtgtcttttagGAGGCAGAATGATGAATACAGTCCCCATGTTGTGAAGCGCCAGCGCCTAGACTCCTCTCCTCACCCAATAATTGGCTCCCCTGTAATTCAGGCCCCTCGCCCTCATCGTCCTGGCGATGCGGTGGCGGGATCATCAAGATCAAGTTTTGATCGCTCTTATCCGAGCTCACACTCGAGCCCCCACCCTCAGGTGCCTGCTGTCCCAGAAAGCTCAAGCAGCCTGCGGACCTATGCTAAGGACAAGGTACTGTATATTCAGATGTCTGTAACCTGTAGCTGACATACATCAAGTCTGACTAGTGTGCATGCAGATGTGCTTGATttagtcagtgtgtttgtgccctCAGTTGAGTGGTCAGATGGTGGACCTGTTTGAGGCCTGCCAGCAGCAATCTTCCGATTTGGCCCGGAAGGAGATGTGCCGAactcagctgcagcaggacataCAGCGTGTCTATGCAGGTGTGCATGACAGGGTTTGTGCAAAAACGTGAAATGCTTAATTTAAGCCACTGTGTTTTAAAGGTTAGGAATATACTTGAATTTGAATACACTCCTtacaaatgtttgattttgaaataaTGATTTTGACAATTCAGTGTTTCATGGACACAATCGGTCGTGTCAACAAAACTATATtcatatttgaaatgaaaccaTCCTGTCCTGTCACATATTCGTTTGTCTCCTGATATTGAAATTATAATTTATTAATGACGACTTCGTAACAGATGACAAAGGCATTGTGAGTGTAGaaagttttggttttggttccttgaaagtgcttgaaatgTATTCAATGTAAGTGGTACGAACTCTTATATGAAATACACAGTCACACTCTGCGTTGACTTTCTgctgtgatttttatttattttttggcagTGGGACGACTATACTTGACTGGATCTTCAATGAATGGGTTGGGCTGTCGGAGCAGTGATGCAGATCTATGTCTGGTCCTCAAGGGAAATGTGAGTATCTCTGATTATCTCTGTGAATGTCAtctaaaatgtatgtgtgtgtgtgtgtgtgtgtgtgtgtgtataatcaTACACTTCTATttgaatgttgttgtgtttcagaaAAGACAGGATCCTATTCATGTACTCTCTGTGCTCCAAAGGCTGTTCAAAACACTGTGTGAGtaatgataaaacacatttttgaataTCACATCATTTTATAATAATTGATTGTCCTCCTAGTTGGGAAAACTCTTACTTAATACTCTCTAACTTATACTTCTAACTCAGCTTTGCTGTGTATAACCAACAAGTTTTACCTTAGTTTCCCCCCTCCCATATTTAAGTTCTCCACAGACCTCACTAGGTGGAGCTATTTACTCGCTGGACGAAGAGTTTCAGCTTTACAGAAACTAAAACTACCATAAATCtcatgatgtttgttttgatccATAGCATACATAGagaggacacagctgatcagaGCCAAAGTGCCGATCCTCAGGTTCAGAGAGAAAGGCAGGTGGGAGCAAAGCAGTCGTTGAAGCCTGTTTTTACTATCTCATCAAGTCAGAAAGAAGTGTTAATATAACTGTTTTCCTACTGCTATCCTCTACAGTGATTTGGAGTTTGATCTGAATGTCAACAACACAGTGGGCATCAGAAACACATTCCTCCTGAGGAGTTATGCCTATGGTGGGTGAGATGGTCACAATACATTGATCTCTATGGCAGCCTCTTTTTACAGTTCCTCTGTGTAATTTTAAGTCACCGGACTAATCACGTTGCATGTTATTGCAACCTCAACCAGTGCAACTATTAGGAAGGAATACAAAACCGTGTCgacctgttgtgtttgtgtggcctCTCTCAGCTGATCTCAGGATAAGACCCATGATCCTTGTTGTCAAGAAGTGGGCACGGCACAACCAAATCAATGATGCAAGCAAAGGAACGTTAAGCAGCTACACgttggtgctgatggtgctgcacTACCTCCAAAGTGAGTTCAGTGAAGTACAGATAAACAAGTAATTCTCATTTGTACGTATGACTTCTTGTGAATTTCATCTTATATGTTTGGTTTCTTTACAGCTCTTAAGGAACCGGTCCTTCCCTCCCTACAGAGGGACTACCCAGTAAGTGTCTCCATTGTTTCTTGCATCAGTTAGCTGTTTGTCTTTACCTTCTCATTCAGGTTAATCACAAGAGGTGAATGTCCAGTTTCAAGTCTTCCTTTCCAAGTCCTTTTGTCATCTGCCTTAATTTCAGGAGTGTTTCAATCCATTAATGGACATTGACATAGTGCCAGAAGGACCCAAACACATCCCCTCCTACTTCTCAAGAAACCAGTCCTCTCTGGGAGAGCTGCTTCTGGGCTTTCTCAAATACTATGCCACTTACTTCAGGTATCTCCCAACAACATCATATTACTGAGTCTAATGTTTCAGATGCACCCATGCTTCTTTTGCCTGCTCATTTTCTTGCTCCCATTCCTCATCTCCTGCTCCTCTAGCCaacttcttctccctctccagtcCCCTGTCTCACCTCTTCTCCCTCTACCCTGCATCCTTTTCTCTGGTTTCATGTTTCTGGGTGAAGGACAGGAGCAGGTGGGACCTTTGGCCTTACACAGCACCAACACGAAATACCTTTATCCCTGTGTTTGCAGTATGTGGGTTACCTTGCTGCGGCACAGTCATAAGGTTGAACTAAAACTCCCCATTTTACATGATCAAATACTCAAACAGGTCCCATGTTGACCTTACATTCACCTCCAAGCTCCAAGACTTCAGAGGCTGAATAACAGACAAGAATGTGAAATGTATTATGTCGACTCTCAAGtctttgatacattttaattgTCCAATAAGAATGAGTTTGCAGAACTGTTGTTGCTTCTCACATTATCAGCTGCTACTGTTGTATCTTTGGTAAAAATAAGAATGTTCCATGT contains:
- the tent2 gene encoding poly(A) RNA polymerase GLD2 gives rise to the protein MYPRSAAPRGRSPYSNGLYPPSPAPPYYDYNHQSMAAVNSFYAPGLERLPAYEWKPSPFPSPVLPPRTPTMTNGRKRQNDEYSPHVVKRQRLDSSPHPIIGSPVIQAPRPHRPGDAVAGSSRSSFDRSYPSSHSSPHPQVPAVPESSSSLRTYAKDKLSGQMVDLFEACQQQSSDLARKEMCRTQLQQDIQRVYAVGRLYLTGSSMNGLGCRSSDADLCLVLKGNKRQDPIHVLSVLQRLFKTLSYIERTQLIRAKVPILRFREKGSDLEFDLNVNNTVGIRNTFLLRSYAYADLRIRPMILVVKKWARHNQINDASKGTLSSYTLVLMVLHYLQTLKEPVLPSLQRDYPECFNPLMDIDIVPEGPKHIPSYFSRNQSSLGELLLGFLKYYATYFRWDKQVISIREARALPKSNSQEWRNKFICVEEPFERNNVARAVHEKIKFEAIKAQFVESSRILQQRKDLNSILPVRTIINKESSRR